A genomic window from Colletotrichum destructivum chromosome 7, complete sequence includes:
- a CDS encoding Putative leucine-rich repeat domain superfamily: MGNRSSSSAKRRARAAPKKPVKPQLPVVKMEPRTFSSLPNEVIVLIAKESIAEGGHRHLRSFCQTNRRNFELSQRELYRYMVIHHELQLLFLARSLIENPSLRGMIRTFIARANQWHCRQRDSDPSIRDWHNISVDESKLSQLDRQLLILSRAHSTQKSVDNIQCVFGLLLFFINQVEHVTIEVDWYWPVLDSFLAAGLASSTPLPADDSVDVNLYSALLPNLKTLSLATKLYLRKELRLIQARPFHPFNALTASTNLRIFVFDGDMDKWGDLDDIGSPMKLTFTTVKLAASHCSASSLCKFLRHCPDLLRLEVAPQGYAADYGKEENINAVLPKYCPQLRELSLRLGGTSRNFFRSEQRTLSCLPQLVNLKELRIEVNSFLIRNTHLNTLILPNKLPEQLEKLFLDASMALGPFPALGGRMTARSPEARTYKRAVDSMIQDLCKAREDQLLQLNTIVVGAKYVKPVLWTRNANKTLAGTGARLKVTSGVEIHRLWDLSWDAMKI; encoded by the coding sequence ATGGGCAACCGCAGCTCCTCATCCGCGAAGCGTCGCGCCCGAGCGGCacccaagaagcccgtcaaACCTCAGCTTCCAGTGGTCAAGATGGAACCTCGCACCTTCTCCAGCTTGCCCAACGAGGTGATTGTCCTCATCGCCAAAGAATccatcgccgagggcggccatcGCCACCTTCGCAGTTTCTGCCAAACGAACCGCCGCAACTTTGAGCTGTCTCAGCGAGAGCTCTATCGCTACATGGTCATTCATCATGAGCTCCagcttctctttctcgcgAGAAGCCTCATCGAGAACCCTTCGCTTCGTGGCATGATTCGCACCTTCATTGCCCGCGCCAATCAGTGGCATTGCCGTCAGCGTGACTCTGACCCCTCTATCCGCGATTGGCACAACATTTCCGTCGACGAGTCCAAGCTCTCCCAACTCGACCGTCAGCTTCTCATCCTGAGCAGAGCCCACAGCACCCAAAAGTCTGTTGACAACATCCAGTGCGTCTTTGGCCTGCTGCTTTTCTTCATCAACCAAGTAGAGCATGTCACCATCGAGGTGGACTGGTACTGGCCCGTTTTAGACAGTTTTCTGGCTGCTGGTCTCGCTTCTTCCACTCCCTTGCCCGCCGACGATTCGGTGGACGTCAACCTGTACTCGGCCCTCCTGCCGAATTTGAAGACCCTCTCCCTGGCCACCAAACTCTACCTTCGCAAGGAGCTTCGGTTGATTCAGGCTAGACCTTTCCACCCTTTCAACGCCCTCACGGCTTCGACCAACCTTCGCATCTTCGTCTTTGATGGAGACATGGATAAATGGGGCGATCTGGATGACATTGGTTCGCCCATGAAGCTGACCTTTACGACAGTCAAGCTGGCCGCCAGCCATTGCTCTGCATCGAGCCTCTGCAAATTCCTTCGTCACTGCCCCGACCTACTGCGCCTCGAGGTTGCGCCCCAGGGATATGCTGCCGATTACGGAAAAGAGGAGAATATCAACGCCGTCTTGCCCAAGTACTGTCCCCAGCTTCGAGAGCTTTCTCTTCGTCTCGGAGGAACCTCCCGAAACTTCTTCCGTTCCGAACAGAGAACCCTTAGTTGTCTTCCTCAGTTGGTCAACTTGAAGGAGCTGCGCATCGAAGTCAATTCCTTCCTCATCCGCAACACACACCTCAACACGCTTATACTCCCCAACAAACTTCCCGAGCAGTTGGAGAAACTCTTCCTCGATGCCTCAATGGCTTTGGGCCCTTTCCCGGCGCTCGGTGGAAGAATGACGGCCCGCTCCCCCGAGGCCAGAACCTACAAGCGCGCCGTCGACAGCATGATCCAGGATCTCTGCAAGGCCCGAGAGGACCAGCTTCTTCAACTCAACACTATCGTCGTCGGTGCCAAGTACGTGAAACCTGTGTTGTGGACCAGAAACGCGAACAAGACCTTGGCCGGAACCGGTGCCCGCCTCAAGGTGACGAGCGGCGTCGAGATTCACAGGCTGTGGGACTTGTCCTGGGACGCGATGAAGATTTGA